In Candidatus Margulisiibacteriota bacterium, a single genomic region encodes these proteins:
- a CDS encoding L-serine ammonia-lyase, iron-sulfur-dependent, subunit alpha, producing MKNKIIAIDSSINKPINGFFKIILGPSSSHTFGPFRIGQFIKKMLTENSSISEGRLQVKFFSSMALTGKGHNSDIAITAGLLGLPLEETFSSLEIVKRMNYFLPIDNKKIFFNPDEDIIWDTTTPINSHPNSILALLPNKQEQLFESVGGGVVKPDMLPVAYQGCPKELSFHNLSSFTEVAVKFKGSVYEFILAREKAITAKTETEILAELRLKFSYMMAGVENGRLKTGSLLGQTTYRSNALFNHFLANPNRFDYKNITYAAAIAFAEHSATGGIAISAPTAGGGGVLPGVLYGLKHLGIAEERLIKSLFIAGIIGLIIEHNACISGAEAGCTFEIGAAATMSASAAVYAQIEDTSNLQDKRLMLDKISQAAEMILEHNWNLSCDCIGGKVVIPCVERNGDKAFSAVGAADTVLVPNPHYAPVVDFDSLLKIAYAHGKNLPLGLRETGIDGVSKALKPNL from the coding sequence ATGAAAAATAAAATTATTGCAATAGACTCCTCTATCAACAAACCAATAAATGGTTTTTTTAAAATTATACTCGGACCATCTAGTTCTCATACTTTTGGACCATTTCGAATAGGACAATTTATTAAAAAAATGTTGACTGAAAATAGCTCAATTTCAGAAGGCAGACTGCAAGTGAAATTCTTTTCCAGCATGGCCTTAACAGGTAAAGGGCATAACTCAGACATTGCCATTACAGCGGGATTGCTAGGATTACCCTTAGAAGAAACTTTCAGCTCCTTGGAAATTGTAAAAAGAATGAACTACTTTCTTCCAATTGATAACAAAAAAATATTCTTTAATCCTGACGAAGACATTATCTGGGATACAACAACACCTATAAACTCACATCCAAACTCTATCCTTGCCCTTCTTCCAAACAAACAAGAACAACTATTTGAATCAGTCGGAGGAGGAGTTGTAAAACCTGACATGCTACCAGTCGCATACCAAGGTTGCCCAAAAGAACTTTCCTTTCATAATCTAAGTAGTTTTACTGAAGTTGCAGTTAAATTCAAAGGATCAGTATATGAATTCATTTTAGCAAGAGAGAAAGCTATCACTGCAAAAACAGAAACAGAAATCTTAGCTGAACTGAGATTAAAGTTTTCGTACATGATGGCAGGAGTCGAAAATGGAAGATTAAAAACAGGTTCATTACTAGGACAAACAACCTATAGATCAAATGCACTATTTAATCATTTCCTAGCTAACCCAAACAGATTTGATTACAAAAACATTACCTATGCTGCAGCGATTGCCTTTGCTGAACATAGTGCCACAGGAGGAATTGCCATTTCCGCCCCAACTGCTGGTGGTGGGGGTGTGCTACCTGGAGTCTTATACGGACTAAAACATTTAGGAATAGCAGAAGAAAGGTTAATAAAATCATTATTCATTGCGGGTATTATAGGTCTAATCATTGAACATAACGCTTGCATCTCTGGAGCTGAAGCTGGGTGTACTTTTGAAATAGGAGCTGCAGCCACGATGTCAGCAAGTGCCGCTGTTTATGCTCAGATAGAAGATACCTCAAATCTCCAAGATAAGAGATTAATGCTCGATAAAATCAGTCAAGCAGCTGAAATGATTCTAGAACATAATTGGAATTTAAGCTGTGACTGCATTGGCGGAAAAGTTGTAATTCCCTGTGTAGAAAGAAATGGAGACAAGGCTTTTAGTGCTGTCGGCGCTGCAGATACTGTACTTGTTCCTAATCCACATTACGCCCCTGTTGTTGATTTTGATTCTCTTTTGAAAATAGCCTACGCTCATGGCAAAAATCTTCCGCTTGGACTAAGAGAGACGGGAATTGATGGTGTTAGTAAAGCACTTAAACCTAATCTTTAA